A window of Gouania willdenowi chromosome 12, fGouWil2.1, whole genome shotgun sequence contains these coding sequences:
- the scarb2c gene encoding lysosome membrane protein 2c produces the protein MLLKSCCIYSLGVFSVLLLVAGICLEVSKVFPHFLQSMTKQEVVLRNGTEAFEAWEEPPAPIYMQFYFFNLTNPLEVMDGERPAVVEKGPYTYREYRPMEQVNFQDNGTKVAAVNTKTYIFERNMSRGPESDLIRTANVPAMTVMKMFEYDPILASFINAYMRSTGEGLFTTRTVGELLWGYEDGLLKALKKLKPDLDDFFGLFYKNNASNDGEYIFFTGQQNYKDFARVDTWNTKSSLNWWTSDQCNMINGTNGAFFHPVITTNETLSIFSSDLCRSIYALYEEDVTVKAIPGYRFIPPSEVFANRTLNPANAGFCVPAGNCLGSGVLNVSACKQGAPIIMSSPHFYEADEKFVKDVFGMRPDKLMHQTAIDIHPLTGIVLQLANRIQINAYVEKIPTFSITGNVRTVIFPMLYLNESVVIDDASAKKLQTIVVKQNVVENIPFMLIGLAILMGGAFMLLMCRQKVPEGTSAERTPLLSS, from the exons ATGCTACTGAAATCATGCTGTATTTACAGCCTCGGCGTGTTCTCAGTCCTCCTGTTGGTCGCTGGCATTTGTTTAGAGGTGTCCAAAGTGTTTCCTCATTTCTTGCAGTCGATGACTAAACAG GAGGTTGTGCTACGAAATGGCACCGAGGCATTTGAAGCCTGGGAGGAACCACCAGCACCCATCTACATGCAATTTTACTTCTTCAATCTCACAAACCCTCTGGAGGTGATGGATGGAGAACGGCCTGCTGTGGTGGAGAAAGGCCCGTACACCTACAG AGAGTACCGACCCATGGAGCAGGTCAACTTTCAGGACAATGGCACTAAAGTAGCAGCTGTCAACACTAAAACTTACATCTTTGAGCGCAACATGTCTCGAGGACCAGAGAGCGACCTCATCAGGACGGCCAATGTCCCAGCAATG ACGGTGATGAAGATGTTTGAATACGACCCCATTTTGGCCAGTTTCATTAATGCCTACATGAGGTCCACGGGGGAGGGGCTTTTCACCACCCGCACAGTGGGGGAGCTGCTGTGGGGGTATGAAGATGGACTGCTGAAAGCCTTAAAAAAGCTAAAACCTGACCTGGATGATTTCTTTGGACTCTTTTACAAG AACAATGCGTCAAATGATGGAGAGTACATTTTCTTCACAGGTCAACAAAACTACAAAGACTTTGCCAGAGTGGACACATGGAATACTAAAAG CTCGTTAAACTGGTGGACATCAGATCAATGTAATATGATCAATGGAACCAATGGAGCATTTTTTCATCCTGTCATCACCACCAATGAGACCCTCTCCATTTTTTCCTCCGACCTGTGCAG GTCTATATACGCTCTTTATGAGGAGGACGTGACAGTGAAGGCGATTCCTGGGTATCGATTCATTCCACCCAGTGAGGTGTTTGCCAATCGTACCTTAAACCCGGCTAACGCAGGCTTCTGTGTGCCAGCTGGAAACTGCCTGGGCTCTGGTGTGCTGAACGTCAGCGCGTGTAAACAAG gcgcTCCCATCATAATGTCCTCACCACATTTCTATGAGGCCGATGAGAAATTTGTAAAGGACGTATTTGGCATGAGGCCCGACAAGCTGATGCACCAGACTGCCATCGACATCCATCCT CTAACAGGAATCGTCCTCCAACTAGCCAATCGGATCCAGATCAACGCCTACGTGGAAAAAATTCCCACTTTCAG TATAACAGGAAACGTGAGGACAGTAATATTTCCTATGCTGTATCTGAATGAG AGTGTTGTCATCGATGATGCTTCTGCCAAGAAGCTTCAGACAATTGTCGTGAAGCAGAATGTTGTAGAAAACATCCCCTTCATGCTGATTGGTCTAGCCATCCTAATGGGAGGGGCTTTCATGCTATTGATGTGTCGACAAAAAGTACCAGAG GGCACTTCTGCTGAACGAACACCACTACTCTCATCGTAG